The window TTTATGTTCCGTCATGATGGCCATACATCGCTCAACGGAATCAGAAGGAGTAACACAAAGGACATCCTCTGTCATAATTTCTCGAACTTCGGTACTCTTCGATGAGCGGCCTTTTAAAATGACTTTGCTCCGGTAATCTCGTTCACTGATGATACCAGCAAGATCGTCATTATCTAAAACCAGAAGCGCTCCAATGTTTAATTCGTCCATCTTGCTAATGGCATCGTAAACTGTTTCATTAGGGGCGATGGAGTAAACCTTATTTCCCTTGTTGTGTAGTATATCCCTTACAAGCATACGACCTCCGTTTTTTATGTAGAAAAGATTTGCCTTAGAACATTATAACATTTCTTTACATTAAAAACATAATCACTGTTTAGATGGATCAGAGCCTAAAAAAAGAACTTATTACCTATTTACGAGAATTTGCAACGACCAGCCGCTGGGAAACCATAAATAAGGTGCTGGAGAAAAGAACTCGGTATTTGACGGTCGTACTTGAGGATATTTATCAGCCTCATAATGCCAGTGCGGTATTACGGAGCTGCGATTGTTTTGGGATTCAGGATGTGCACATCATCGAAAACAAAAATGAGTTTGATCCCAATAAAGGGGTAACTATTGGCGCTGATAAATGGATTAGCCTACAGTCTCATAATCAGCCTAAACAAAATAATACGGCCGCCTGTTTTGAACAATTGAAGGGGCAAGGATATCAGATCATTGCGACGACTCCTCACGAAAATGATGTTAATATTGATGAGGTTTCGTTAGATCAAAAAACAGCGCTGTTATTTGGGGCTGAACTTACGGGACTTTCGGATTATGCGCTGGAACATGCCGATGGGTATGCAAAAATTCCGATGCAGGGATTTAGTGAAAGTTTTAACATATCAGTAAGTGCGGCGCTTTGCCTTTATGAATTGAGTCAGCGAATGCGGGCCCAACGAGATGATTGGCAATTAGATGAAAACGAGATTATCGACTTGCAGCTCGATTGGCTTAAAAAGACGGTTCGGGCTCCAGAAAAGCTTATTGATCGGTATCTTTCGGAAAGGGAGGAGTGAATAGCTGATTTACTATGATGATTGCCTGGAAGTAGGGTTTTGTCAAAAAAAAGAGGCTACCCGGAAGTAGCCCCTTAAAATAGTTGTTTATACTATCTTTAAATCATCTTAGTCCATCGAGCGATGGTTATTCTCAACAATATCTTTATACATCATGTATTCCTCGGGCGTTGTATCAGCAAATAAAAAGTTGATAGGATCGACCGGGGAACCATCTTTCCGAACTTCGTAATGCAAATGTGGTCCTGAGACTCGTCCCGATTTACCCGAAAAGCCAATGAGATCTCCCCGCTTTACTTTCGTACCGGGATTTATTCCCTTTGCGAAAGAGGAGAGGTGCGCGTAATATGTTTCATAGCCGTAATCATGGTCGATAATCAGGAGTCGTCCAAATGTTCCTTTTAAACCGGCATATTTGACAACACCATCCCCCGTGGCATAGATTTTACTACCTACGTTCGCTCGAAAATCGAGGCCATCATGCTGGGTTTCATACCGAAGTACCGGATGGAACCGCATTCCAAAACCACTTAAAAGAATACCTTCAGTGGGTTTAATAGCGGGAATATGTTTTAATTTGGTACTATTGTTGTTGTAATAGCTTTTAATCTCATTGAAACTCATTTTCTGGATATTGATACTGCGCTCCAGGCTTTCGAGATTTTCGGCCGTCCACTTCAATATTTCTGAGGTCTCCTGGCTGTATACATCAAACTCTGAATATACATCAGCACCACCAGCACCGGCTTCGCGCTCGTCATATGGAATCTCTTCCATGCCCAATACCGACCGGTACATCTCATTATCGGCTTTGGCAAGTTGCTCTACCTCCTGATCCAGATCCTGTATTTTGGTTTTTGTTTGTTCCAGCTGATTGATTAATTCCTGATTTTCAGCTTTTAGCGCAATTTCTGCAGGAGTGCCTACCGAAAAAGAAAGAATAGAAATGCCAATCCCCGAAAGTACGACACCACATAAAATCCATATGCAAGCCGTATAAATAATACGTTCCAAACTGTTGTACTCGACGGGCACAAACTCACAGGTCTGCTCGTCGTAGTAGAAATAGTTATTCAAAGCCATAGATGATTTTTTATTTCATACTGATCTATATACAAGATGTTGTAACCGCCGTTTGTTACAAAAAGATCACAAAGTAGTGATAAAAATAAAATATCAAAAACGAACAGCGTGTTACTCGATATCGCCTTCAAAGTATTCAATTGCCCGGCGGGGCATAGGGTCCGCTGCTTTTGCTTTATCGGCGATATGTGTCTTAACTTTATCTTGAAATGCTTCGGCCGCATCATAGCCGTAATGACGCAGCAAGTAATTCATAGCAATAACCTCGGCAATTACGGTGATATTTTTACCCGGTGTAATAGGTAGGTTGATGAGTGGAATATCAACCCCTAATACGGAAGTTACATCCCTGTTTAAGCCCGTGCGTTCTATATCTTTAGATTCATCCCAAAGCGAAAGTTCTAAGACCACCTCCAGCCGCTTTTGATAGCGGATAGCCCGAATGCCGAACATCGACATAATGTCGATAATGCCCAGTCCCCGAATTTCCATAAAATGTTTATTCATTTCGGTGGCAGAGGTCATCAGTACGTTGTTTTTCTTTGTCAGGATGACCACGTCATCAGCCACAAGACGGTGCCCACGTTCTACTAAATCGAGGGCTACCTCACTTTTGCCGATCCCCGATTTTCCGGCGATCAGAATGCCAATACCATACACATCAACCATTGAACCGTGTACCATAGTCTGTAGCGCAAACTGATCTTCGAGAAAGTCGCGCGTTAAGTGCATAAATTGCGTGGTTTCAAGGGGGGTCCCGTACACGGGAATGCCAGCTTCTTCGGCAAGATCTAAAAGGTAGTTGGGTAACTGGTTTTCGTGGGTAAGTATTAAAACAGGAATATCATATTGGGTCAGCTTTTTAAAAGCTTTAATCTGTTCTTCTTTAGAAAGATCTTGGATATAATTGCTTTCGGTATTTCCAATAATCTGGATGCGCTGATGAGTAAACAATTTAACAAATCCGGCCAGCGCCAGCCCGGGGCGGTGTAGATCCGCCTCGGTAACATAGCGCTGATCGGCATTGCCTTCGGCCACAAAGTTTTCCAGATCTATTTGAACGCGTTCTTGTAAACGTTCTACCAGATAGGAAACCGAGATTTTTTCTTTTTTTGGTATTGATTCGTGATCACCGAAAGGCATAATATACTATCGTTTGTGTAGCGTTTTGCTTTTGTACTTTTTGAGCTGACGTGTGACGTTTTCAATCACCATATTGATAGCCTGCTCGTAAGAGGAGGCTTGCTCTTTGGCATTAATAAGTTTTTGAGGCACTTTTACATTCAATTCGGCTTGCTGTGGATTTTCATCATCAGGTACGGGTTGTAAAACAATATCACAGGTTAATATTCGGTCATAAAACTGGTCTAATTTCTGCACCGCATCTTCGGCGTATTGATGGAGTTCTTTATTTGCATCGAAGTGTCTTGCCGTGAATGTGGTTTTCATAAGTATTACCTCCTAAATTAGCTTTAGTTTTTAGCTCTTGGATGAGCTATTTCATAAACGTTTTTTAGTCGTTCAACTGAAGTATGCGTGTAAACTTGAGTAGCGGCTAAATTGGCATGGCCCAGTAATTCTTTAATGACTCTGATGTCGGCACCTTGATCCAACAGGTGGGTAGCAAAACTGTGTCGCAAAACATGTGGACTTTTCTGTGTCACCTCGCTGGCCCGTTGCAAAAAGTCTTTTACAATGCGCTGTACCGCCCGCGGATACAATCGTTGACCGCTGGCTGCAATAAAAACAGCTTTTCGCGCATCTGCATCTGTCCGTTCGCCGTAGAGTTCTGGTTTTGTTTCAAGATGATTTTTTAGTGCTTTTCCTGCTTGCTTGCCAAAGGGAACGATTCGCTGTTTGGCTCCCTTACCGAGCACCTTAATTTGGTTGAGCGTAAAATTGATGTCTTCCTCATTTAAATTCACCAGTTCGCTCAGTCGAATTCCGGTGCCATATAACGTTTCTAAAATAGCTCTATTCTGTGTCGAATCAGCTGAATTTCCCTCGGCCAGTTCCATCATCCGGTTTAAATCTTCGGCATTGGCGGTTTTAGGCAATGGTTTATCTTTCTTGGGTACAATGAGTAAGTGAGCAGGATTTTGTTCTACAATGCCTCGTTTAAAGCAGTACTTAAAAAACGAACGTACAGCGGCTACTTTTCTTGCGATCGAACTTTTGGCCAAGCCGTGTTCCGACAACTCTCCCAGCCAAAGACGAATGGTGAGTCTTTCAATGCCGACAATATCCAATTCGTCTTCATCAACATTAAACTGGACACTGCAAAAGTTTAGGAATTGTGTAAGGTCATTTTTGTACGAAGTAATGGTGTGTTCCGAGGCATTGCGCTCGACCTTTAAATAGCGTAGATATTTTTCAATCGCTTTCTTCATCTGTCAGCAATATGGATACTTTACAGATAAAAATAAACAGCAACTTTCAGCTTAGATGGCTTTTAATTGCAAGATTAAAGATCCCTGTTTTTCCATTGTGCTGATACTCCCTTGTAATAATCCCCAAGTACTTGCAGGCCAAGCAGCTGGAACCATCCTACGCCTAATGGATGTAGAAGTCCATATCGAGATTCCCACCTAAACCAGCGGTCAAGCACAAAACGTTGCCCATACATTAACACAATAGCAGAACAGGCCAAAAGCAAGAGTTTCGCAGATCCCCAAAGCAGAAGAAAGGGGAGGCTTACGATAGGCAAAATAAAGGTGATAATATGCAGCAAACCCATCCCAATAAAGAGCGTGGTATTCTGGCCGAATCCTGCAAAAAAGTTTTTTCGAAATCCCTCCCGAAGTTCATTGCCCGACTCATACATCCGGCAGCTAACGGCTCTTCGACCATGATACATGTTCATCCTAAAACCGGCCTTT of the Fodinibius sp. Rm-B-1B1-1 genome contains:
- a CDS encoding CBS domain-containing protein; this translates as MLVRDILHNKGNKVYSIAPNETVYDAISKMDELNIGALLVLDNDDLAGIISERDYRSKVILKGRSSKSTEVREIMTEDVLCVTPSDSVERCMAIMTEHKIRHLPVVKSNQVTGVISIGDLVKSIISKQKVEIKNMRQYIQGESKYPG
- a CDS encoding RNA methyltransferase, with the translated sequence MDQSLKKELITYLREFATTSRWETINKVLEKRTRYLTVVLEDIYQPHNASAVLRSCDCFGIQDVHIIENKNEFDPNKGVTIGADKWISLQSHNQPKQNNTAACFEQLKGQGYQIIATTPHENDVNIDEVSLDQKTALLFGAELTGLSDYALEHADGYAKIPMQGFSESFNISVSAALCLYELSQRMRAQRDDWQLDENEIIDLQLDWLKKTVRAPEKLIDRYLSEREE
- a CDS encoding M23 family metallopeptidase, coding for MALNNYFYYDEQTCEFVPVEYNSLERIIYTACIWILCGVVLSGIGISILSFSVGTPAEIALKAENQELINQLEQTKTKIQDLDQEVEQLAKADNEMYRSVLGMEEIPYDEREAGAGGADVYSEFDVYSQETSEILKWTAENLESLERSINIQKMSFNEIKSYYNNNSTKLKHIPAIKPTEGILLSGFGMRFHPVLRYETQHDGLDFRANVGSKIYATGDGVVKYAGLKGTFGRLLIIDHDYGYETYYAHLSSFAKGINPGTKVKRGDLIGFSGKSGRVSGPHLHYEVRKDGSPVDPINFLFADTTPEEYMMYKDIVENNHRSMD
- the hprK gene encoding HPr(Ser) kinase/phosphatase; translated protein: MPFGDHESIPKKEKISVSYLVERLQERVQIDLENFVAEGNADQRYVTEADLHRPGLALAGFVKLFTHQRIQIIGNTESNYIQDLSKEEQIKAFKKLTQYDIPVLILTHENQLPNYLLDLAEEAGIPVYGTPLETTQFMHLTRDFLEDQFALQTMVHGSMVDVYGIGILIAGKSGIGKSEVALDLVERGHRLVADDVVILTKKNNVLMTSATEMNKHFMEIRGLGIIDIMSMFGIRAIRYQKRLEVVLELSLWDESKDIERTGLNRDVTSVLGVDIPLINLPITPGKNITVIAEVIAMNYLLRHYGYDAAEAFQDKVKTHIADKAKAADPMPRRAIEYFEGDIE
- the hpf gene encoding ribosome hibernation-promoting factor, HPF/YfiA family, which encodes MKTTFTARHFDANKELHQYAEDAVQKLDQFYDRILTCDIVLQPVPDDENPQQAELNVKVPQKLINAKEQASSYEQAINMVIENVTRQLKKYKSKTLHKR
- the xerA gene encoding site-specific tyrosine recombinase/integron integrase; this translates as MKKAIEKYLRYLKVERNASEHTITSYKNDLTQFLNFCSVQFNVDEDELDIVGIERLTIRLWLGELSEHGLAKSSIARKVAAVRSFFKYCFKRGIVEQNPAHLLIVPKKDKPLPKTANAEDLNRMMELAEGNSADSTQNRAILETLYGTGIRLSELVNLNEEDINFTLNQIKVLGKGAKQRIVPFGKQAGKALKNHLETKPELYGERTDADARKAVFIAASGQRLYPRAVQRIVKDFLQRASEVTQKSPHVLRHSFATHLLDQGADIRVIKELLGHANLAATQVYTHTSVERLKNVYEIAHPRAKN